From Solanum stenotomum isolate F172 chromosome 2, ASM1918654v1, whole genome shotgun sequence:
CTTCTTTAGACTTCTTCAAATTAcattcattgattcttttgtattgtagtCGAACTCCAACACTTCAATTCAATAGTAACTTGAAGAGTTCTACTTTAAGTGAGACTCCTTCTTCAATTAAAACTCCTTGCCTCTTTAGACTCCTTCTTCAAATCAAACTCATTGATTCTTTCTCTTCAATTCATCGGATGTTTATTTCCTTGGGTTTTCTCACGAAATTAGCATTATACATTCCTTTATTCTGCACTCTTgtctttattcattttaaaagttttctcaaattcaactGCTCGTGATAGTGCACCCATGTTGACTGACGTGCTTCATCTTtctttgtcaatcatcaaaattgCGTAAATCCCAACACAGTTCTATGGAACCCCGCTATTAACAAGTCCAAGAAATTGCCTACATTTGAAGCTAACTTGAGGAACAGTTGTTCTTACTATCTCAAATATGGTTTTGGATATGACGAAACACGTGATGATTACAAAGTGGTAGTTATTCAGTGTATTTATGAGGATAGTGGTTCGTGTGATACTGTAGTCAACATATACaattggcataatacatatattggaccctaaacttggcttcaaattttaactttgacctccaactttcatagtgcacaaacaaaCACTTTAACTAttcaaccttttaataaataaacacgcgatttttggagCAAAGAGTGTGAAATGCACACGCTTccacgtgtattagtgagccactcaatggctgccaactaattaaacactttacacgtgcatttttgaactaaaaaaaaaaattaattaattaagggtagagttgtcatttcagcattttttttactgttttgTGCCTCAAAAATTACTTCTTACTCGCGCAAAACGCGTGCACATCACGCGTTTTGCCAGGTAAGacacgcgtgtttatttattaaaaggttggatagttaaagtgtctatttgtgcagtttgaaagttggaggtcaaagttaaaatttgaagccaagtttaaggtccaatatatgtattatgcctatacAATTTGAAGGCTGATTCATGGAGAACAATTAACAAGTTTCAGGGCAATTTTCTAGTAAATTCTCTGGATAAATTTGTTGATGGAAAGTTTTATTGGGCTTTATCAGCTGATGTTGATACGTTCAATATGTGCAACACCATTTCTCTTGATTTAGCAGATGAGACGTGGAGAAGGTTGGAGCTTCCGGTTAGTTATGGAAAAGGTAGTTATCCGTTGGCACTAGGAGTGGTGGTAAGTCGTCTTTCTGTGCTTTGTCTTAATTGTCTTGAAGGAACTAATTCTGATGTGTGGATTAGGAAGGATTGTGGAGTTAAAGTATCATGGACAAAGATTTTTACTGTCGATCACCTTGGGGAGTTTGTATTCTTTACATCCATTTTCTCCGTACCTTGTTACAAGTTGAATAAGGATgaaattttacttttacttcCCCCGTTATCATGACATATAACGGTTCAACCAGACAAGTAGAGGTTGCTGATAAATTTGAGGAATGTGTTGCTGCAGAAATCTATGTGGAAAGCCTTGTTGATCCTCTATTGATATCATAAAACCTCACAATCATAATCATTTGACAATTATGTTGAAAAATTGCAAACGCATGTTTGGAGagactatattttttataaatacaaaaattgtgTTTATGTTGGTATTGCTAGTATATGAATCATCAATTTCTTCATTTAGACATGTTTGACTCAATATACAATTATTCTCTTCACGATCTAGAGATAATGGgatacttaaatatttaattaacagGTCTAAAACTGCCTCCTCTGTTCTGCTCTGCTACTGCCTCACTTTACAGAAAAACATCCTTCCGCCTTTCTTTTTCGAGATTGGATTGAGACTGTTCTACTCAAATTCTTCTCATGGtatgatttcttcttcattccAACTTCTACAACTACTGATTCCACAATCCCAAATGAAATCATAACAAATATCCTCTTAAGGCTTCCCCCCTGAGTCTCTCTTGAAATGTATGTCTGTTTCGAAATCATGGCATCAACTTATATCTAGCCCTGATTTTGTGAATACACATCTCATATCAAACAGACATCAAAGAGTTCTATTCCCAGGCATCAATGGGAATTTCAACTTTAGTTTTCTCCTCCCACAACAAGTCACTGTTCACATATATCCTCTCACTTATCAACTTTCGTTGTGGGCTTTGCCAGTTGGATAATTTGTCTTTGAGATCACAAaggggatatatatatatatatatatatatatatatatatatatatatggttttGGAAATGATGACTCACGTGATGATTACAAAACTCTGTTTAATGATTATTGTGCTGATGAGTCCGACCTTTTTTTCTGACTTGAGTAATGAGATCAACATTTATAGGTTGAGGACGGATTCTTGAAAAACACTCCATGACCAGCTTTAGGGCATCTTTCTAATAAATTTTCAGGGTAAACATGTCAATGAGAAGCTTCATTGGATTGCATCAACTAGTTATTAGTAATTTCAATGTGCGCAAGATCATTTCTTTTGATGTAGCAAACGAGGCATGGGGTAGCTTGAAGCTCCCATTTGTGGAGAAGTCAGTTCTAATTTAAAAATGGGAGCAGTGGGAAGTGATCTTTCTGTGATTTATACTTTTCATATAGGTGATACTACTTTTGATGTCTGGATTTTGAAAGATTGTGGATTTTGGACATTCCTCAAAATCCAAACATCAGAAGTAGTATCACCTAGACTATAAGTATTAAACATACAAAGTTCACTTTCGACAACtccaattttgaaattaaaatcaaCTTCTCCACAAAATGGGAAGCTCCAAGCTTCCCCACGTCTCATTTTCTACATCAAAAGAAATGATGTTGCACACATTTTGATTATGAAGACTAGTAGATGCAATCCAATAAATCTTCTCGTAGACAAATTTGCCATAAAGATTTACTAGATAGATGCCCTAAAGTTGGTCATGTATTATTTTCCACAAATCGGTCCTCAAACTGTAAATAATGACCACAGTCTTCATGTTGGATACATCGTCATGGTAAGAATTACCACAATAATCGATAGATAGAGCTTTATAATTGTCATATGAGTTGTCGTATCCAAAATCATATTTGGTATAGAAAGAAGTACCCTAAGTGGATTTATGTGATTCCTTTGACTTCCTAATGATGGGTTCCATATATATGTCTCCCCTGAGTGATTGCACATGCAAATCAAGTCATTGGCAGAACCCACAACAAAAGTTGA
This genomic window contains:
- the LOC125855964 gene encoding LOW QUALITY PROTEIN: putative F-box protein At1g50880 (The sequence of the model RefSeq protein was modified relative to this genomic sequence to represent the inferred CDS: inserted 1 base in 1 codon; deleted 2 bases in 2 codons; substituted 2 bases at 2 genomic stop codons); the encoded protein is MLKNCKQKHPSAFLFRDWIETVLLKFFSWYDFFFIPTSTTTDSTIPNEIITNILLRLPPESLLKCMSVSKSWHQLISSPDFVNTHLISNRHQRVLFPGINGNFNFSFLLPQQVTVHIYPLTYQLSPTFFSDLSNEINIYRLRTDSXKTLHDQLXGIFLINFQGKHVNEKLHWIASTSYSNFNVRKIISFDVANEAWGSLKXPICGEVSSNLKMGAVGSDLSVIYTFHIGDTTFDVWILKD